The following proteins are co-located in the Castanea sativa cultivar Marrone di Chiusa Pesio chromosome 8, ASM4071231v1 genome:
- the LOC142605693 gene encoding N-carbamoylputrescine amidase — MEKGRKVVVSALQFSCTDDVSTNVATAERLVRAAHAKGANIILIQELFEGYYFCQAQREDYFQRAKPYKGHPTILRMQKLAKELGMVIPVSFFEEANNAHYNSVAVVDADGTDLGLYRKSHIPDGPGYQEKFYFNPGDTGFKVFQTKFATIGIAICWDQWFPEAARAMVLQGAEILFYPTAIGSEPQDQGLDSRDHWKRVMQGHAGANLVPLVASNRIGKEIIETEHGKSEITFYGNSFIAGPTGEIISAADDKEEALLLAEFDLDKIKSKRKGWGVFRDRRPELYKVLLTLDGNSPTV; from the exons GCTGGTTAGAGCTGCTCATGCAAAGGGTGCAAACATTATACTTATACAG GAACTTTTTGAGGGTTACTACTTCTGTCAGGCACAAAGAGAGGATTACTTTCAGCGAGCTAAGCCTTATAAGGGTCATCCAACAATTCTGAG GATGCAGAAACTTGCAAAAGAGTTGGGCATGGTGATACCAGTTAGCTTCTTTGAAGAGGCTAACAATGCCCATTATAATTCAGTAGCCGTAGTTGACGCTGATGGAACAGATCTTGGACTTTATAGAAAGTCCCATATCCCAGATGGACCAG GCTACCAAGAAAAATTCTATTTCAATCCAGGAGACACTGGCTTTAAG GTTTTTCAGACTAAGTTTGCAACGATTGGAATTG CAATTTGTTGGGATCAGTGGTTTCCAGAGGCAGCCCGAGCTATGGTTCTTCAAGGTGCAGAGATATTGTTTTATCCTACTGCTATTGGTTCTGAACCTCAGGATCAGGGTCTTGATTCTCGTGATCACTGGAAGCGGGTAATGCAAGGGCATGCTGGGGCAAATTTA GTACCTCTAGTAGCTTCAAATCGCATAGGAAAGGAGATAATTGAGACAGAGCATGGAAAAAGTGAGATTACATTCTACGGAAACTCTTTTATAGCAG GACCTACTGGAGAAATTATTTCAGCTGCTGATGATAAAGAGGAGGCTTTGCTGCTTGCAGAATTTGATCTGGATAAGATCAAGTCCAAGAGAAAAGGCTGGGGAGTATTTCGCGATCGACGTCCAGAATTATACAAAGTGCTTCTGACTTTAGACGGAAACAGCCCGACAGTGTGA
- the LOC142608461 gene encoding rho GTPase-activating protein 1 codes for MTEVLNPNPSPTHFSSSSSPTRVSSSSSSSSFPPLSFAKQPQNEDNNNNNNNNDININNNNNYNLCECESFSSHVAEDGDSIASVFEEEEEEEEEEEEECESQARDQLSLLALLVALFRKSLIACKSDRRELCAMEIGWPTNVRHVAHVTFDRFNGFLGLPVEFEPEVPRRPPSASTTVFGVSTESMQLSYDSRGNSVPTILLLMQKHLYALGGLQAEGVFRIAADNGQEEYVRDQLNTGVVPEGIDVHCLAGLIKAWFRELPTGVLDPLSPEQVMQCQTEEDYVDLVRRLPPTEGALLDWAINLMTDVVQQEHLNKMDARNIAMVFAPNMTQMADPLTALMYAVQVMNFLKTLILKTLRERKDSAVKFYSASCLEPSDENGHQSPSQACLEDTALENEEPEQAFVAEEPVPEIFFDTNENNDLASGEAGSPLTSSEKLNSDEGGSCGTLIGVDTYISKIEAGEVDGEIAGIQGTTEKSRTGQSSNSNFKWGPSKKCVQQPLVPETGPVDKTKGISNLSRIDSRIERIEAWR; via the exons ATGACTGAGGTCCTCAATCCCAACCCTTCGCCAACccatttctcttcttcttcttctcctacaagagtttcttcttcgtcttcttcctcttcttttcctcctttATCATTTGCAAAGCAACCTCAGAATGaggacaacaacaacaacaacaacaacaacgacattaacattaacaacaacaacaactacaacCTTTGTGAATGTGAGTCATTCTCTTCGCATGTAGCAGAGGACGGAGATTCTATAGCGTCGGTgtttgaggaagaagaagaagaagaagaggaagaggaagaagagtgTGAGAGTCAGGCAAGAGATCAGCTTTCTTTGTTGGCATTGCTGGTGGCCCTTTTCAGGAAATCGTTGATTGCTTGCAAGAGTGATAGAAGGGAGCTTTGTGCTATGGAGATCGGGTGGCCCACTAATGTGCGCCATGTGGCGCATGTTACCTTTGATAGGTTCAATGGCTTCTTGGGTTTGCCTGTGGAGTTTGAACCTGAGGTCCCCAGAAGGCCTCCCAGTGCaag TACTACCGTCTTTGGAGTTTCCACGGAATCCATGCAGTTGTCGTATGACTCTCGAGGGAATAGCGTGCCAACAATTCTCTTGCTAATGCAAAAACACTTGTATGCTCTTGGAGGCCTGCAG GCAGAAGGGGTTTTCAGAATTGCTGCGGATAATGGTCAAGAGGAGTATGTCAGGGACCAATTGAACACAGGAGTGGTACCAGAAGGCATTGATGTACATTGTTTGGCAGGGCTTATCAAG GCTTGGTTTAGGGAACTCCCAACTGGGGTGTTGGATCCTTTATCACCTGAGCAGGTAATGCAATGCCAGACAGAAGAGGATTATGTTGATCTTGTGAGGCGCCTACCCCCAACTGAAGGCGCTCTATTGGATTGGGCCATCAATCTGATGACTGATGTTGTCCAACAGGAACATCTGAACAAGATGGATGCACGCAACATTGCTATGGTTTTTGCACCAAACATGACTCAG ATGGCAGATCCTTTGACTGCCTTGATGTATGCAGTCCAAGTGATGAACTTCCTCAAGACCCTAATCTTAAAAACACTCCGAGAAAGAAAAGATTCTGCAGTGAAGTTTTACTCTGCTTCCTGTTTAGAGCCTTCTGATGAGAATGGACACCAGAGCCCTTCCCAAGCCTGCTTGGAAGACACTGCCCTAGAAAATGAAGAGCCAGAGCAAGCATTTGTTGCGGAAGAACCTGTTCCAGAAATTTTCTTTGACACTAATGAAAACAATGATCTTGCTAGTGGAGAAGCTGGCAGTCCATTGACATCTTCTGAGAAACTAAATTCTGATGAGGGTGGTTCTTGTGGGACTCTGATTGGAGTTGACACTTACATTAGCAAAATAGAGGCCGGTGAAGTTGATGGTGAAATAGCTGGAATTCAAGGTACTACTGAAAAGAGCAGGACTGGTCAATCAagtaattcaaatttcaaatgggGGCCAAGTAAAAAATGTGTTCAGCAACCTCTAGTTCCAGAAACAGGGCCAGTTGACAAGACTAAGGGAATCAGCAATCTGAGTCGCATAGATTCAAGGATAGAGCGGATCGAAGCCTGGAGGTGA